The Xanthomonas sp. DAR 34887 genome has a segment encoding these proteins:
- a CDS encoding transporter: protein MATGIPVAALRMQPGIRIGCATRRAAALVQCALTLGALGATRVAHADDAPAFDRPGIGFASQTLPVGGVAWEQALSDVSYDRSGGVRSTEYVADSRLRIGLSAQAELQLAIDSQVWQRVRGTGEDFRGHGGGDASVGLKWALPSSRDTFSWALLGAAAVPVGRAPYGDDGHRYDLGVSAGWDLADGRNVALYANVSDSDDGHGWTVSPSYTFYAQGDLSAYAEAGIGGGEDEMRALGTGLTWLIAERVQLDVSVLRGLSAPSSDWQGGLGVSVLLR from the coding sequence ATGGCTACAGGCATTCCGGTTGCAGCATTGCGCATGCAGCCCGGCATCCGCATCGGGTGCGCCACGCGTCGCGCTGCGGCGCTCGTGCAGTGCGCGTTGACGCTCGGCGCTCTGGGCGCCACGCGCGTTGCCCATGCCGACGACGCGCCGGCGTTCGACCGCCCCGGCATCGGCTTCGCATCGCAGACCCTGCCGGTCGGCGGCGTCGCCTGGGAGCAGGCGTTGTCGGACGTGAGCTACGACCGTAGCGGTGGCGTGCGCAGCACCGAGTACGTGGCCGACAGCCGCCTGCGGATCGGCCTGAGCGCGCAGGCGGAACTGCAACTGGCCATCGACAGCCAGGTCTGGCAGCGCGTGCGCGGCACCGGCGAGGATTTCCGCGGACATGGCGGCGGCGATGCCAGCGTCGGCCTGAAATGGGCGCTGCCGAGTTCGCGCGACACGTTCTCCTGGGCGCTGCTGGGCGCCGCCGCCGTGCCGGTGGGGCGTGCGCCCTACGGCGACGACGGGCATCGCTACGACCTCGGCGTCAGCGCCGGCTGGGACCTGGCCGACGGGCGCAATGTCGCGCTGTACGCCAACGTCAGCGACAGCGACGACGGCCATGGCTGGACAGTGTCGCCGAGCTATACCTTCTACGCGCAGGGCGACCTCAGCGCCTATGCCGAAGCCGGCATCGGCGGCGGCGAGGACGAGATGCGCGCGCTCGGTACCGGGCTGACCTGGTTGATCGCCGAGCGCGTGCAACTGGATGTGTCGGTGCTGCGCGGCTTGTCCGCGCCGAGCTCGGATTGGCAGGGTGGCCTCGGCGTGTCGGTGCTGCTGCGCTGA
- the metH gene encoding methionine synthase: MSVRITRLSGLEPLLLTPDLLFVNVGERTNVTGSAQFRKLIKEERYEEAVDVARQQVASGAQILDVNMDEGLIDSEKAMVRFLNLIMSEPDIARIPIMVDSSKWSVIEAGLKCLQGKSVVNSISLKEGEAVFVEHARKVLRYGAAAVVMAFDEQGQADTCARKVQICSRAYRILTEQVGFPPEDIIFDPNIFAVATGIEEHDNYAVDFIEATRIIRQTLPHCHVSGGVSNVSFSFRGNETVRQAIHSVFLYHAIAAGMDMGIVNAGGMPIYDDLDPDLRERVEDVILNRRRDGTERLLEIAERYKGKKGQSSVEDLSWRDKPVRARLAHALVHGVDAYVEIDTEEARQQSARPLDVIEGPLMDGMNVVGDLFGAGKMFLPQVVKSARVMKKAVAYLLPYIEAEKLRSGDTGKSNGKIVMATVKGDVHDIGKNIVGVVLACNNFDVIDLGVMVPTQTILDRARAENADIIGLSGLITPSLEEMSHVAREMQRQGFSMPLLIGGATTSRAHTALKIDPHYAAPTVWVKDASRAVGVAQSLISKDLRAAFVAANDADYAEIRQRHKNRGDAKRLVSLEKARAQRFDGGWDAYTPPTPKRPGLHVFDDYPLPELIDLIDWTPFFQAWELAGKFPAILSDAVVGSQASELYRDARAMLKRIVAEKWLTAKAVFGLWPANSVGDDVEVVLTDHRESGVGIGDSQHPTQSPIPTPQSRHLLHFLRQQVDKPVERPDFCLADFIAPRDSGKQDWIGAFAVTAGIGIEPHVARFEAAHDDYNAILLKALADRLAEALAERLHQRVRREFWGYAEDEALDNEALIAEQYRGIRPAPGYPACPEHSEKQTLFALLDAERNAGMTLTESFAMLPTAAVSGYYFSHPQSQYFVVGRLTKEQVADYARRKGVPLLQAERWLASNLDYDPE; this comes from the coding sequence ATGTCTGTCCGCATTACCCGCCTGTCCGGCCTGGAACCGCTGCTGCTGACCCCGGACCTGCTGTTCGTCAACGTCGGCGAGCGCACCAACGTCACCGGCAGCGCGCAGTTCCGCAAGCTGATCAAGGAAGAACGCTACGAGGAAGCGGTGGACGTGGCGCGCCAGCAGGTCGCTAGCGGCGCGCAGATCCTCGACGTCAACATGGACGAGGGCCTGATCGATTCGGAGAAGGCGATGGTCCGCTTTCTCAACCTGATCATGTCCGAGCCGGACATCGCGCGCATCCCGATCATGGTCGATTCCTCCAAGTGGAGCGTGATCGAGGCCGGGCTGAAGTGCCTGCAGGGCAAGAGCGTGGTCAACTCGATCTCGCTGAAGGAAGGCGAGGCGGTGTTCGTCGAGCATGCGCGCAAGGTGCTGCGTTACGGCGCCGCCGCGGTGGTGATGGCGTTCGACGAGCAGGGCCAGGCCGATACCTGCGCGCGCAAGGTGCAGATCTGCAGCCGCGCCTATCGGATCCTGACCGAACAGGTCGGCTTTCCGCCGGAAGACATCATCTTCGATCCGAACATCTTCGCCGTGGCCACCGGCATCGAGGAGCACGACAACTACGCGGTGGATTTCATCGAGGCCACCCGCATCATCCGCCAGACCCTGCCGCATTGCCATGTGTCCGGCGGCGTGTCCAACGTGTCGTTCTCGTTCCGCGGCAACGAGACCGTGCGCCAGGCGATCCATTCGGTGTTCCTGTACCACGCCATCGCCGCGGGCATGGACATGGGCATCGTCAACGCCGGCGGCATGCCGATCTACGACGACCTGGATCCGGATCTGCGCGAGCGGGTGGAGGACGTGATCCTCAACCGCCGCCGCGACGGCACCGAGCGCCTGCTGGAGATCGCCGAGCGCTACAAGGGCAAGAAGGGCCAGAGCAGCGTCGAGGACCTGAGCTGGCGCGACAAGCCGGTGCGCGCGCGGCTGGCGCACGCGCTGGTGCACGGCGTGGACGCCTACGTGGAAATCGATACCGAAGAAGCGCGGCAGCAGTCCGCACGCCCGCTGGACGTGATCGAAGGCCCGCTGATGGACGGCATGAACGTGGTCGGCGACCTGTTCGGCGCCGGCAAGATGTTCCTGCCGCAGGTGGTCAAGTCGGCGCGGGTGATGAAGAAGGCGGTGGCCTACCTGCTGCCGTACATCGAGGCGGAAAAGCTGCGCAGCGGCGACACCGGCAAGTCCAACGGCAAGATCGTCATGGCCACGGTCAAGGGCGACGTGCACGACATCGGCAAGAACATCGTCGGCGTGGTCCTGGCCTGCAACAACTTCGACGTGATCGACCTGGGCGTGATGGTGCCGACCCAGACCATTCTCGACCGCGCGCGTGCCGAGAACGCCGACATCATCGGCCTGTCCGGGCTGATCACCCCGTCGCTGGAGGAGATGAGCCATGTCGCCCGCGAGATGCAGCGGCAGGGTTTCTCGATGCCGCTGTTGATCGGCGGCGCCACCACCTCGCGCGCGCACACCGCGCTCAAGATCGACCCGCACTACGCCGCGCCGACGGTATGGGTCAAGGACGCCTCGCGCGCGGTCGGCGTGGCCCAGTCGCTGATCTCCAAGGACCTGCGCGCCGCGTTCGTCGCCGCCAACGACGCCGACTACGCCGAGATCCGCCAGCGTCACAAGAACCGCGGCGACGCCAAGCGCCTGGTATCGCTGGAGAAGGCGCGCGCGCAGCGCTTCGACGGCGGCTGGGACGCCTACACCCCGCCGACGCCGAAGCGACCCGGCCTGCACGTATTCGACGACTATCCGCTGCCCGAGCTGATCGACCTGATCGACTGGACCCCGTTCTTCCAGGCCTGGGAACTGGCCGGCAAATTCCCGGCGATCCTCAGCGATGCGGTGGTCGGCAGCCAGGCCAGCGAGCTGTACCGCGACGCGCGCGCGATGCTCAAGCGCATCGTGGCCGAGAAATGGCTGACCGCCAAGGCGGTGTTCGGGCTGTGGCCGGCGAACAGTGTGGGCGACGATGTCGAGGTGGTCCTGACGGACCACCGGGAGTCGGGAGTCGGGATTGGGGATTCGCAACATCCCACCCAATCCCCAATCCCCACTCCCCAATCCCGGCATCTCCTGCACTTCCTGCGGCAACAGGTCGACAAACCCGTCGAGCGGCCCGACTTCTGCCTGGCCGATTTCATCGCGCCCAGGGACAGCGGCAAGCAGGACTGGATCGGCGCGTTCGCGGTCACCGCCGGCATCGGCATCGAGCCGCACGTGGCGCGCTTCGAGGCCGCGCATGACGACTACAACGCGATCCTGCTCAAGGCGCTGGCCGACCGCCTGGCCGAGGCCCTGGCCGAGCGCCTGCACCAGCGCGTGCGCCGCGAATTCTGGGGCTATGCCGAAGACGAGGCACTGGACAACGAGGCGCTGATCGCCGAGCAGTACCGCGGCATCCGCCCTGCCCCCGGCTATCCCGCCTGCCCCGAGCACAGCGAGAAGCAGACCCTGTTCGCGTTGCTCGACGCCGAACGCAATGCCGGCATGACCCTGACCGAAAGCTTCGCGATGCTGCCGACCGCGGCGGTATCCGGCTACTACTTCAGCCATCCGCAGAGCCAGTATTTCGTGGTCGGACGCCTGACCAAGGAACAGGTCGCCGACTACGCACGGCGCAAGGGCGTGCCCCTGCTGCAGGCCGAACGCTGGCTGGCCTCGAACCTGGACTACGACCCGGAGTGA